The following coding sequences lie in one Mycobacterium sp. Z3061 genomic window:
- a CDS encoding PE family protein — protein sequence MSFVIAVPEFVEAAAEQLAGIRSSLVDVTSAAAGATTELVPAAADEVSAAIARLFGTLGTDYQAVSAQATAYHQEFVAMMTQSATAYAAAEAVNGSALVSLDGFLSALQNGFANLAAQVNAALGTTFGIPGLGGSIGGSGSLMGSLDAGAALRALASLPNLGAGLALQTGGALSSGLGAGLTQTGQAIANSGVALQSLGATLTGNGAALFGPANAALEAFLRTGIGANLSADLSASLNANFSGLTELAQTGGMLVGNFFGSLGGLVTNFGATLPALSAQLGGALNAALTGGLPAFQAGLNGLISAGQNLAGSFSAALPALAGQLNGALSGAFGTGLASLNAALNAALSGGLPTLQAGLSGLINAGQNLAANFSATLPALSAALNGALSGSFEASLAGLEAALSGTLSLPALSAALEGLVQTGASLAGNFPALAAQLAGNFGTGLASLNTALNAAFNAALSGAPAFQGALNALLSAGQNLAANFSAAFPALSASLSGALSGNLSASLAGLSAALNGAFTGGLNGLTAALNAAFGGGLPSFSAALNALAQTGANLAAQLSGSFGTGLAALNAALNNTLAAALNGALSAGFNATFPAISAAFQGALNAALSGSLPAFQASLGALNGAFQAAFSAALAGAPALTGALNALFAAGQNLAATFTAGLPALAAQLSGAFGATLPTLSAAFTGAINAALSGSLPAFQASLGALSGAFNAALSAAFAGAPALQAGLNALLNAGANLAASFTGAFPALAAQLSAAFGGALPALNAAFSATLSAALSGSLPAFQASLGALNAAFQSALNAALAGAPALQAGLNALINAGANLAATFAGALPALSASFQATLPALNAALSAALTAAFSGSLPAFQASLAALSGAFNAALNAALAGAPALQAGLNALLNAGANLAANLAAAFPNLSAALNAMLSVNLDLAGLSAALNAALGGSLNGLSAALNAAFSGALPAFSASLGAINTAFQGALNAALSGSLPAFQASLGALNGAFQAALSAALSGAPALSAGFNALLAASQNLAATFAGSLPALAAQLSGAFGATLPTLSAAFTGAINAALSGSLPAFQASLGALSGAFNAALSAAFAGAPALQAGLNALLNAGANLAASFTGAFPALAAQLSAAFGGALPALNAAFSATLSAALSGSLPAFQASLGALNAAFQSALNAALAGAPALQAGLNALINAGANLAATFAGALPALSASFQATLPALNAALSAALTAAFSGSLPAFQASLAALSGAFNAALNAALAGAPALQAGLNALLNAGANLAANLAAAFPNLSAALNAMLSVNLDLAGLSAALNAALGGSLNGLSAALNAAFSGALPAFSASLGAINTAFQGALNAALSGSLPAFQASLGALNGAFQAALSAALSGAPALSAGFNALLAASQNLAATFAGSLPALAAQLSGAFGATLPTLSAAFTGAINAALSGSLPAFQASLGALSGAFNAALSAAFAGAPALQAGLNALLNAGANLAASFTGAFPALAAQLSAAFGGALPALNAAFSATLSAALSGSLPAFQASLGALNAAFQSALNAALAGAPALQAGLNALINAGANLAATFAGALPALSASFQATLPALNAALSAALTAAFSGSLPAFQASLAALSGAFNAALNAALAGAPALQAGLNALLNAGANLAANLAAAFPNLSAALNAMLSVNLDLAGLSAALNAALGGSLNGLSAALNAAFSGALPAFSASLGAINTAFQGALNAALSGSLPAFQASLGALNGAFQAALSAALSGAPALSAGFNALLAASQNLAATFAGSLPALAAQLSGAFGATLPTLSAAFTGAINAALSGSLPAFQASLGALSGAFNAALSAAFAGAPALQAGLNALLNAGANLAASFTGAFPALAAQLSAAFGGALPALNAAFSATLSAALSGSLPAFQASLGALNAAFQSALNAALAGAPALQAGLNALINAGANLAATFAGALPALSASFQATLPALNAALSAALTAAFSGSLPAFQASLAALSGAFNAALNAALAGAPALQAGLNALLNAGANLAANLAAAFPNLSAALNAMLSVNLDLAGLSAALNAALGGSLNGLSAALNAAFSGALPAFSASLGAINTAFQGALNAALSGSLPAFQASLGALNGAFQAALSAALSGAPALSAGFNALLAASQNLAATFAGSLPALAAQLSGAFGATLPTLSAAFTGAINAALSGSLPAFQASLGALSGAFNAALSAAFAGAPALQAGLNALLNAGANLAASFTGAFPALAAQLSAAFGGALPALNAAFSATLSAALSGSLPAFQASLGALNAAFQSALNAALAGAPALQAGLNALINAGANLAATFAGALPALSASFQATLPALNAALSAALTAAFSGSLPAFQASLAALSGAFNAALNAALAGAPALQAGLNALLNAGANLAANLAAAFPNLSAALNAMLSVNLDLAGLSAALNAALGGSLNGLSAALNAAFSGALPAFSASLGAINTAFQGALNAALSGSLPAFQASLGALNGAFQAALSAALSGAPALSAGFNALLAASQNLAATFAGSLPALAAQLSGAFGATLPTLSAAFTGAINAALSGSLPAFQASLGALSGAFNAALSAAFAGAPALQAGLNALLNAGANLAASFTGAFPALAAQLSAAFGGALPALNAAFSATLSAALSGSLPAFQASLGALNAAFQSALNAALAGAPALQAGLNALINAGANLAATFAGALPALSASFQATLPALNAALSAALTAAFSGSLPAFQASLAALSGAFNAALNAALAGAPALQAGLNALLNAGANLAANLAAAFPNLSAALNAMLSVNLDLAGLSAALNAALGGSLNGLSAALNAAFSGALPAFSASLGAINTAFQGALNAALSGSLPAFQASLGALNGAFQAALSAALSGAPALSAGFNALLAASQNLAATFAGSLPALAAQLSATFGGALPALNAALSATLSAALSGSLPAFQASLGALNTAFQAALTAALSGAPALQAGLSALATAGQNLIAGFGAAFPGLAAQLAATFGGTLPALNAAFNATLSAALSGSLPAFQASLGALNTAFNAALNAALAGAPAFQAGLNALINAGANLAATFAGALPALTASFSASLPALNAALSATLTAAFSGSLPAFQASLAALSGAFNAALNAALAGAPALQAGLNALLNAGANLAASINAALPNLSLTLAGLLSSSVNLAGLSALLTGSLPAFQASLAALNGAFQAAVNAALSGAPAFQAGLNALITAGQNLAATFAGSLPALAAQLSGAFGATLPALSAAFSGAINAALSGSLPAFQAGLSALNGAFQAALNAALGGVPALQAGLNALLNAGANLAASINAALPNLSLALNAALSGSLNLAGLSAALNSGITGLLNAGGTLSAGLSSSLSGLTQTGAAITSNLMAALTGSGQTGAAIAGIWLNALNQAAAVFNNALGASFGASLSGFGQTGGALVAGFENALAGLTQTGGTLLASLDNAGLTLGASIRNVLLNLQLALQAALNASFGVSVGT from the coding sequence ATGTCCTTTGTCATTGCTGTGCCTGAATTCGTCGAAGCGGCGGCCGAGCAGCTTGCCGGTATCCGCTCATCATTGGTTGACGTGACTTCTGCTGCGGCAGGCGCGACAACCGAACTCGTGCCCGCTGCCGCGGACGAGGTGTCGGCCGCGATCGCCCGGCTGTTCGGCACCCTGGGTACCGACTACCAGGCTGTCAGCGCCCAAGCGACGGCGTACCACCAGGAATTCGTCGCAATGATGACCCAAAGCGCGACCGCATACGCGGCCGCCGAGGCGGTCAACGGTTCGGCTCTGGTGAGCCTCGACGGCTTCTTGTCGGCGTTGCAGAACGGTTTCGCCAACCTAGCCGCACAGGTGAACGCCGCCTTGGGCACCACCTTCGGCATTCCTGGCCTGGGCGGTTCGATCGGCGGGTCCGGGTCGCTGATGGGGAGCCTGGACGCGGGCGCGGCGCTGCGGGCGTTGGCCTCGCTGCCCAACCTGGGCGCGGGCCTGGCCCTGCAGACCGGCGGTGCCCTCTCGTCCGGACTTGGTGCCGGGCTGACTCAGACCGGTCAAGCCATCGCCAACTCCGGCGTCGCCCTGCAGAGCCTTGGCGCCACTCTCACGGGCAACGGCGCCGCGCTGTTCGGCCCCGCCAACGCGGCCCTCGAAGCGTTCCTGCGGACCGGCATCGGCGCCAACCTTTCTGCCGACCTCTCCGCCAGCCTGAACGCGAACTTCTCCGGCCTGACCGAACTCGCCCAGACCGGCGGAATGCTGGTCGGCAATTTCTTCGGAAGCCTCGGCGGCTTGGTGACCAACTTCGGCGCCACCCTGCCCGCGCTCAGCGCCCAACTCGGCGGCGCGCTCAATGCCGCCCTCACCGGCGGCCTGCCGGCGTTCCAGGCGGGCCTGAACGGACTCATCAGCGCGGGCCAGAACCTCGCCGGCAGCTTCAGCGCAGCGCTGCCCGCATTGGCCGGGCAGCTGAACGGCGCGTTGTCCGGTGCTTTCGGCACCGGATTGGCCAGCCTCAACGCCGCGTTGAACGCGGCTCTCAGCGGCGGTCTGCCGACGCTGCAGGCTGGACTCAGCGGACTGATCAACGCGGGTCAGAACCTGGCAGCGAACTTCAGCGCGACGCTGCCCGCGCTGTCCGCGGCGCTCAACGGCGCCCTTTCCGGCAGCTTCGAAGCCAGCCTGGCCGGCCTGGAAGCCGCGCTGTCCGGCACCCTGAGCCTGCCGGCCCTGTCGGCTGCCCTGGAGGGCCTGGTCCAGACCGGCGCCAGCCTCGCCGGTAACTTCCCGGCACTGGCGGCGCAGCTCGCGGGTAACTTCGGCACCGGACTGGCCAGCCTGAACACTGCTCTCAACGCCGCGTTCAACGCCGCACTCAGTGGCGCTCCGGCTTTCCAGGGAGCCTTGAACGCGCTGCTGAGCGCGGGGCAGAACCTGGCCGCAAACTTCAGCGCGGCGTTCCCCGCCCTGTCGGCATCGCTCTCCGGGGCGCTGTCCGGCAACCTGAGCGCCAGCCTGGCCGGACTGTCGGCCGCCCTCAACGGCGCATTCACCGGCGGCCTCAACGGGCTGACGGCCGCGCTGAACGCCGCTTTCGGCGGCGGGCTGCCGTCATTCTCCGCCGCGCTCAACGCCCTGGCCCAGACCGGAGCCAACCTGGCCGCCCAGCTCAGCGGCAGCTTCGGCACCGGACTCGCCGCGTTGAACGCCGCCCTCAACAACACCCTGGCCGCCGCACTCAACGGCGCGCTGTCCGCCGGCTTCAACGCCACGTTCCCGGCCATCAGTGCCGCCTTCCAGGGCGCGCTGAACGCCGCCCTGTCGGGGAGCCTGCCGGCCTTCCAGGCGTCTCTGGGTGCGTTGAACGGCGCGTTCCAGGCCGCGTTCAGCGCCGCGCTTGCCGGGGCGCCCGCGCTGACGGGCGCGTTGAATGCGTTGTTTGCCGCGGGTCAGAACCTCGCTGCGACGTTCACCGCCGGACTGCCGGCGCTGGCCGCGCAGCTGTCGGGGGCGTTCGGGGCGACCCTGCCGACGTTGTCGGCGGCGTTCACCGGGGCGATCAACGCCGCGCTGTCGGGCAGCTTGCCGGCCTTCCAAGCGAGCTTGGGTGCCCTGTCGGGGGCGTTCAACGCCGCCCTGTCCGCCGCGTTCGCCGGGGCCCCGGCCCTGCAAGCCGGCCTCAACGCCCTGCTCAACGCCGGCGCGAACCTGGCCGCCAGCTTCACCGGGGCCTTCCCCGCGCTGGCCGCGCAACTGTCGGCCGCCTTCGGCGGGGCCCTGCCCGCACTGAACGCCGCGTTCTCGGCGACCCTGTCAGCGGCCCTCTCAGGAAGCCTGCCGGCCTTCCAAGCCTCTCTGGGCGCGCTGAATGCGGCGTTCCAGAGCGCGCTGAACGCCGCCCTGGCCGGGGCCCCGGCCTTGCAGGCCGGCCTCAACGCCCTGATCAACGCCGGGGCCAACCTGGCCGCCACCTTCGCCGGAGCCCTGCCGGCCCTGTCAGCCAGCTTCCAAGCCACCCTGCCCGCCCTCAACGCCGCCCTCTCGGCGGCACTGACCGCGGCGTTCTCAGGCAGCCTGCCGGCCTTCCAGGCCTCCCTGGCCGCCCTGTCCGGGGCCTTCAACGCCGCCCTGAACGCCGCCCTGGCCGGCGCCCCGGCCCTGCAGGCCGGCCTCAACGCCCTGCTCAACGCCGGGGCGAACCTGGCCGCCAACCTGGCCGCGGCCTTCCCCAACCTCTCCGCCGCACTGAACGCCATGCTCAGCGTCAACCTCGACCTGGCCGGGCTCTCCGCAGCGTTGAACGCAGCCCTGGGAGGCAGCCTCAACGGCCTGTCCGCGGCCCTGAACGCGGCGTTCTCCGGTGCCCTGCCGGCCTTCTCGGCCTCCCTCGGGGCGATCAACACCGCCTTCCAGGGCGCCCTGAACGCCGCCCTGTCGGGCAGCCTGCCCGCCTTCCAGGCGTCTCTGGGTGCGTTGAACGGCGCGTTCCAGGCCGCGCTGTCGGCCGCCCTGTCCGGGGCCCCGGCCCTGTCGGCCGGGTTCAACGCCCTGCTGGCCGCCAGCCAAAACCTGGCCGCCACCTTCGCCGGATCCCTACCCGCCCTGGCCGCCCAACTCTCGGGGGCGTTCGGGGCGACCCTGCCGACGTTGTCGGCGGCGTTCACCGGGGCGATCAACGCCGCGCTCTCGGGCAGCTTGCCGGCCTTCCAAGCGAGCTTGGGGGCGCTGTCGGGGGCGTTCAACGCCGCCCTGTCCGCCGCGTTCGCCGGGGCCCCGGCCCTGCAAGCCGGCCTCAACGCCCTGCTCAACGCCGGCGCGAACCTGGCCGCCAGCTTCACCGGGGCCTTCCCCGCGCTGGCCGCGCAACTGTCGGCCGCCTTCGGCGGGGCCCTGCCCGCACTGAACGCCGCGTTCTCGGCGACCCTGTCAGCGGCCCTCTCAGGAAGCCTGCCGGCCTTCCAAGCCTCTCTGGGCGCGCTGAATGCGGCGTTCCAGAGCGCGCTGAACGCCGCCCTGGCCGGGGCCCCGGCCTTGCAGGCCGGCCTCAACGCCCTGATCAACGCCGGGGCCAACCTGGCCGCCACCTTCGCCGGAGCCCTGCCGGCCCTGTCAGCCAGCTTCCAAGCCACCCTGCCCGCCCTCAACGCCGCCCTCTCGGCGGCACTGACCGCGGCGTTCTCAGGCAGCCTGCCGGCCTTCCAGGCCTCCCTGGCCGCCCTGTCCGGGGCCTTCAACGCCGCCCTGAACGCCGCCCTGGCCGGCGCCCCGGCCCTGCAGGCCGGCCTCAACGCCCTGCTCAACGCCGGGGCGAACCTGGCCGCCAACCTGGCCGCGGCCTTCCCCAACCTCTCCGCCGCCCTCAACGCCATGCTCAGCGTCAACCTCGACCTGGCCGGGCTCTCCGCAGCGTTGAACGCAGCCCTGGGAGGCAGCCTCAACGGCCTGTCCGCGGCCCTGAACGCGGCGTTCTCCGGTGCCCTGCCGGCCTTCTCGGCCTCCCTCGGGGCGATCAACACCGCCTTCCAAGGCGCCCTGAACGCCGCCCTGTCCGGGAGCCTGCCCGCCTTCCAAGCCTCCCTGGGCGCCCTCAACGGCGCATTCCAGGCCGCGCTGTCGGCCGCCCTGTCCGGGGCCCCGGCCCTGTCGGCCGGGTTCAACGCCCTGCTGGCCGCCAGCCAAAACCTGGCCGCCACCTTCGCCGGATCCCTACCCGCCCTGGCCGCCCAACTCTCGGGGGCGTTCGGGGCGACCCTGCCGACGTTGTCGGCGGCGTTCACCGGGGCGATCAACGCCGCGCTCTCGGGCAGCTTGCCGGCCTTCCAAGCGAGCTTGGGGGCGCTGTCGGGGGCGTTCAACGCCGCCCTGTCCGCCGCGTTCGCCGGGGCCCCGGCCCTGCAAGCCGGCCTCAACGCCCTGCTCAACGCCGGCGCGAACCTGGCCGCCAGCTTCACCGGGGCCTTCCCCGCGCTGGCCGCGCAACTGTCGGCCGCCTTCGGCGGGGCCCTGCCCGCACTGAACGCCGCGTTCTCGGCGACCCTGTCAGCGGCCCTCTCAGGAAGCCTGCCGGCCTTCCAAGCCTCTCTGGGCGCGCTGAATGCGGCGTTCCAGAGCGCGCTGAACGCCGCCCTGGCCGGGGCCCCGGCCTTGCAGGCCGGCCTCAACGCCCTGATCAACGCCGGGGCCAACCTGGCCGCCACCTTCGCCGGAGCCCTGCCGGCCCTGTCAGCCAGCTTCCAAGCCACCCTGCCCGCCCTCAACGCCGCCCTCTCGGCGGCACTGACCGCGGCGTTCTCAGGCAGCCTGCCGGCCTTCCAGGCCTCCCTGGCCGCCCTGTCCGGGGCCTTCAACGCCGCCCTGAACGCCGCCCTGGCCGGCGCCCCGGCCCTGCAAGCCGGCCTCAACGCCCTACTCAACGCCGGGGCGAACCTGGCCGCCAACCTGGCCGCAGCCTTCCCCAACCTCTCCGCCGCCCTCAACGCCATGCTCAGCGTCAACCTCGACCTGGCCGGGCTCTCCGCAGCGTTGAACGCAGCCCTGGGAGGCAGCCTCAACGGCCTGTCCGCGGCCCTGAACGCGGCGTTCTCCGGTGCCCTGCCGGCCTTCTCGGCCTCCCTCGGGGCGATCAACACCGCCTTCCAAGGCGCCCTGAACGCCGCCCTGTCCGGGAGCCTGCCCGCCTTCCAAGCCTCCCTGGGCGCCCTCAACGGCGCATTCCAGGCCGCGCTGTCGGCCGCCCTGTCCGGGGCCCCGGCCCTGTCGGCCGGGTTCAACGCCCTGCTGGCCGCCAGCCAAAACCTGGCCGCCACCTTCGCCGGATCCCTACCCGCCCTGGCCGCCCAACTCTCGGGGGCGTTCGGGGCGACCCTGCCGACGTTGTCGGCGGCGTTCACCGGGGCGATCAACGCCGCGCTCTCGGGCAGCTTGCCGGCCTTCCAAGCGAGCTTGGGGGCGCTGTCGGGGGCGTTCAACGCCGCCCTGTCCGCCGCGTTCGCCGGGGCCCCGGCCCTGCAAGCCGGCCTCAACGCCCTGCTCAACGCCGGCGCGAACCTGGCCGCCAGCTTCACCGGGGCCTTCCCCGCGCTGGCCGCGCAACTGTCGGCCGCCTTCGGCGGGGCCCTGCCCGCACTGAACGCCGCGTTCTCGGCGACCCTGTCAGCGGCCCTCTCAGGAAGCCTGCCGGCCTTCCAAGCCTCTCTGGGCGCGCTGAATGCGGCGTTCCAGAGCGCGCTGAACGCCGCCCTGGCCGGGGCCCCGGCCTTGCAGGCCGGCCTCAACGCCCTGATCAACGCCGGGGCCAACCTGGCCGCCACCTTCGCCGGAGCCCTGCCGGCCCTGTCAGCCAGCTTCCAAGCCACCCTGCCCGCCCTCAACGCCGCCCTCTCGGCGGCACTGACCGCGGCGTTCTCAGGCAGCCTGCCGGCCTTCCAGGCCTCCCTGGCCGCCCTGTCCGGGGCCTTCAACGCCGCCCTGAACGCCGCCCTGGCCGGCGCCCCGGCCCTGCAGGCCGGCCTCAACGCCCTGCTCAACGCCGGGGCGAACCTGGCCGCCAACCTGGCCGCGGCCTTCCCCAACCTCTCCGCCGCCCTCAACGCCATGCTCAGCGTCAACCTCGACCTGGCCGGGCTCTCCGCAGCGTTGAACGCAGCCCTGGGAGGCAGCCTCAACGGCCTGTCCGCGGCCCTGAACGCGGCGTTCTCCGGTGCCCTGCCGGCCTTCTCGGCCTCCCTCGGGGCGATCAACACCGCCTTCCAGGGCGCCCTGAACGCCGCCCTGTCCGGGAGCCTGCCCGCCTTCCAAGCCTCCCTGGGCGCGCTCAACGGCGCATTCCAGGCCGCGCTGTCGGCCGCCCTGTCCGGGGCCCCGGCCCTGTCGGCCGGGTTCAACGCCCTGCTGGCCGCCAGCCAAAACCTGGCCGCCACCTTCGCCGGATCCCTACCCGCCCTGGCCGCCCAACTCTCGGGGGCGTTCGGGGCGACCCTGCCGACGTTGTCGGCGGCGTTCACCGGGGCGATCAACGCCGCGCTCTCGGGCAGCTTGCCGGCCTTCCAAGCGAGCTTGGGGGCGCTGTCGGGGGCGTTCAACGCCGCCCTGTCCGCCGCGTTCGCCGGGGCCCCGGCCCTGCAAGCCGGCCTCAACGCCCTGCTCAACGCCGGCGCGAACCTGGCCGCCAGCTTCACCGGGGCCTTCCCCGCGCTGGCCGCGCAACTGTCGGCCGCCTTCGGCGGGGCCCTGCCCGCACTGAACGCCGCGTTCTCGGCGACCCTGTCAGCGGCCCTCTCAGGAAGCCTGCCGGCCTTCCAAGCCTCTCTGGGCGCGCTGAATGCGGCGTTCCAGAGCGCGCTGAACGCCGCCCTGGCCGGGGCCCCGGCCTTGCAGGCCGGCCTCAACGCCCTGATCAACGCCGGGGCCAACCTGGCCGCCACCTTCGCCGGAGCCCTGCCGGCCCTGTCAGCCAGCTTCCAAGCCACCCTGCCCGCCCTCAACGCCGCCCTCTCGGCGGCACTGACCGCGGCGTTCTCAGGCAGCCTGCCGGCCTTCCAGGCCTCCCTGGCCGCCCTGTCCGGGGCCTTCAACGCCGCCCTGAACGCCGCCCTGGCCGGCGCCCCGGCCCTGCAGGCCGGCCTCAACGCCCTGCTCAACGCCGGGGCGAACCTGGCCGCCAACCTGGCCGCGGCCTTCCCCAACCTCTCCGCCGCCCTCAACGCCATGCTCAGCGTCAACCTCGACCTGGCCGGGCTCTCCGCAGCGTTGAACGCAGCCCTGGGAGGCAGCCTCAACGGCCTGTCCGCGGCCCTGAACGCGGCGTTCTCCGGTGCCCTGCCGGCCTTCTCGGCCTCCCTCGGGGCGATCAACACCGCCTTCCAGGGCGCCCTGAACGCCGCCCTGTCCGGGAGCCTGCCCGCCTTCCAAGCCTCCCTGGGCGCGCTCAACGGCGCATTCCAGGCCGCGCTGTCGGCCGCCCTGTCCGGGGCCCCGGCCCTGTCGGCCGGGTTCAACGCCCTGCTGGCCGCCAGCCAAAACCTGGCCGCCACCTTCGCCGGATCCCTACCCGCCCTGGCCGCCCAACTCTCGGGGGCGTTCGGGGCGACCCTGCCGACGTTGTCGGCGGCGTTCACCGGGGCGATCAACGCCGCGCTCTCGGGCAGCTTGCCGGCCTTCCAAGCGAGCTTGGGGGCGCTGTCGGGGGCGTTCAACGCCGCCCTGTCCGCCGCGTTCGCCGGGGCCCCGGCCCTGCAAGCCGGCCTCAACGCCCTGCTCAACGCCGGCGCGAACCTGGCCGCCAGCTTCACCGGGGCCTTCCCCGCGCTGGCCGCGCAACTGTCGGCCGCCTTCGGCGGGGCCCTGCCCGCACTGAACGCCGCGTTCTCGGCGACCCTGTCAGCGGCCCTCTCAGGAAGCCTGCCGGCCTTCCAAGCCTCTCTGGGCGCGCTGAATGCGGCGTTCCAGAGCGCGCTGAACGCCGCCCTGGCCGGGGCCCCGGCCTTGCAGGCCGGCCTCAACGCCCTGATCAACGCCGGGGCCAACCTGGCCGCCACCTTCGCCGGAGCCCTGCCGGCCCTGTCAGCCAGCTTCCAAGCCACCCTGCCCGCCCTCAACGCCGCCCTCTCGGCGGCACTGACCGCGGCGTTCTCAGGCAGCCTGCCGGCCTTCCAGGCCTCCCTGGCCGCCCTGTCCGGGGCCTTCAACGCCGCCCTGAACGCCGCCCTGGCCGGCGCCCCGGCCCTGCAGGCCGGCCTCAACGCCCTGCTCAACGCCGGGGCGAACCTGGCCGCCAACCTGGCCGCGGCCTTCCCCAACCTCTCCGCCGCCCTCAACGCCATGCTCAGCGTCAACCTCGACCTGGCCGGGCTCTCCGCAGCGTTGAACGCAGCCCTGGGAGGCAGCCTCAACGGCCTGTCCGCGGCCCTGAACGCGGCGTTCTCCGGTGCCCTGCCGGCCTTCTCGGCCTCCCTCGGGGCGATCAACACCGCCTTCCAAGGCGCCCTGAACGCCGCCCTGTCCGGGAGCCTGCCCGCCTTCCAAGCCTCCCTGGGCGCCCTCAACGGCGCATTCCAGGCCGCGCTGTCGGCCGCCCTGTCCGGGGCCCCGGCCCTGTCGGCCGGGTTCAACGCCCTGCTGGCCGCCAGCCAAAACCTGGCCGCCACCTTCGCCGGATCCCTACCCGCCCTGGCCGCCCAACTCTCGGCCACCTTCGGCGGTGCCCTGCCCGCATTGAACGCCGCGCTGAGCGCCACTCTCTCGGCGGCGCTCTCGGGTAGCCTGCCGGCCTTCCAAGCCTCCCTCGGCGCGTTGAACACCGCGTTCCAGGCCGCGCTGACCGCCGCCCTGTCCGGGGCACCCGCCCTGCAGGCCGGGCTCAGCGCCCTGGCCACCGCCGGACAAAACCTGATCGCGGGCTTCGGCGCCGCCTTCCCGGGCCTGGCCGCGCAACTTGCGGCCACCTTCGGGGGCACTCTGCCCGCGCTCAACGCCGCCTTCAACGCCACCCTCTCGGCGGCGCTCTCAGGCAGCCTGCCGGCCTTCCAGGCCTCCCTCGGCGCACTGAACACGGCATTCAACGCCGCCTTGAACGCCGCCCTGGCCGGCGCCCCGGCCTTCCAGGCCGGCCTCAACGCCCTGATCAACGCCGGGGCCAACCTGGCCGCCACCTTCGCCGGAGCCCTGCCGGCCCTCACGGCCAGCTTCAGCGCCTCCCTGCCCGCCCTCAACGCCGCCCTCTCGGCGACGCTGACCGCGGCGTTCTCGGGCAGCCTGCCGGCCTTCCAAGCCTCCCTGGCCGCCCTGTCCGGGGCCTTCAACGCCGCGCTGAACGCCGCCCTGGCCGGCGCCCCGGCCCTGCAAGCCGGCCTCAACGCCCTACTCAACGCCGGGGCGAACCTGGCCGCCAGCATCAATGCCGCGCTGCCCAACCTCTCGCTCACGTTGGCGGGACTGCTCTCGAGCAGCGTGAACCTGGCCGGGCTGTCCGCACTTCTCACAGGCAGCCTGCCGGCGTTCCAGGCCAGCTTGGCTGCTCTCAACGGGGCCTTCCAGGCCGCGGTGAACGCAGCCCTGTCCGGCGCTCCGGCCTTCCAGGCCGGCCTCAACGCGCTGATCACTGCCGGACAGAACCTGGCCGCCACCTTCGCCGGATCCCTGCCGGCCCTGGCCGCGCAACTGTCGGGGGCTTTCGGGGCCACTCTGCCCGCCCTGTCGGCCGCATTCAGCGGCGCGATCAACGCCGCGCTGAGCGGGAGCCTGCCGGCATTCCAGGCCGGCCTGAGCGCCCTCAACGGCGCCTTCCAGGCCGCCCTCAACGCCGCCTTGGGCGGGGTCCCGGCGCTGCAAGCCGGCCTCAACGCCCTACTCAACGCCGGAGCCAACCTCGCCGCGAGCATCAACGCCGCTCTGCCCAACCTGTCACTGGCCCTCAACGCTGCGCTCTCCGGCAGTCTCAACCTGGCCGGACTCTCCGCTGCCCTGAACAGCGGGATCACCGGCCTGCTGAACGCTGGTGGGACGCTCTCGGCCGGGTTGTCCTCGAGCTTGTCCGGACTGACCCAAACGGGCGCTGCGATCACCAGCAACCTGATGGCGGCGCTGACCGGCAGTGGTCAGACCGGCGCGGCGATCGCGGGCATCTGGCTGAACGCGCTCAACCAGGCGGCCGCGGTCTTCAACAACGCCCTCGGCGCCAGCTTCGGGGCCAGCCTGTCCGGGTTCGGCCAAACCGGCGGAGCTCTCGTCGCAGGTTTCGAGAACGCGCTGGCGGGTCTTACGCAGACGGGCGGCACGCTGTTGGCGTCGCTGGACAACGCCGGCCTGACCCTCGGCGCCTCGATCCGCAACGTCCTGCTGAACCTGCAACTGGCGCTGCAGGCAGCGCTGAACGCCAGCTTCGGCGTCTCGGTCGGCACCTAA